The Rhipicephalus sanguineus isolate Rsan-2018 chromosome 7, BIME_Rsan_1.4, whole genome shotgun sequence genome includes a window with the following:
- the LOC119400189 gene encoding soluble calcium-activated nucleotidase 1, with product MELRVPLIDNRESTGPPPSSSIMKMQDWVMSSGRLPTAYRIGNSTLRCQVNFVVAVALTGITCLLLMYALLPWGKYHILEDHIDGPGHEHGHQHILKEYLPYNDTYPLTKPIVYGRKVRYKIACITDLDTESKLKGTENTWVSYLKVGYLVVDKTMSEVSIEWEDGMTMLKGQFAMGGRGMELSELVVFNGKLYTMDDRTGVVYEIRDNKVIPWVMLTDGNGEAPKGFKSEWATVREGVLYIGGLGKEWTNSKGHVINHDPQWIKVVTPGGRVEHRDWRDNYRRLCEWAKYGPPGYMIHEAVAWSHHFGEWFFLPRRASTTAYNEVEDEEKGTNLMLRTDPQFTRVRVTQVGPLLPTHGFSSVKFVPSLTRSDRDSLILALKSEEYKGKTASYITVIRVEDGKVLYPETKIGDYKFEGVEFI from the exons ATGGAGCTTCGAGTGCCTCTCATCGATAACCGGGAATCCACGGGTCCCCCGCCTTCTTCTTCGATAATGAAGATGCAAGATTGGGTGATGAGTTCGGGCCGACTGCCGACGGCCTACCGCATCGGCAACTCCACCCTCCGCTGCCAGGTCAACTTCGTAGTCGCCGTGGCTCTCACGGGCATCACCTGCCTGCTTCTCATGTACGCCCTGCTTCCCTGGGGCAAATATCACATCCTGGAGGACCACATAGACGGCCCCGGACACGAACACGGACATCAGCACATCCTGAAGGAGTACCTGCCGTACAACGACACGTACCCGCTTACGAAGCCCATCGTGTACGGACGCAAGGTGCGATACAAGATCGCCTGCATCACCGACTTGGACACCGAGTCCAAGCTCAAAGGAACCGAGAACACTTGGGTGAGCTACCTCAAGGTCGGCTACCTTGTGGTGGACAAGACCATGAGTGAAGTGAGTATAGAGTGGGAGGACGGCATGACCATGCTCAAGGGACAGTTCGCCATGGGAGGACGCGGCATGGAGCTCTCGGAGCTGGTGGTGTTCAACGGCAAACTCTACACCATGGACGACAGGACTGGGGTGGTGTACGAGATAAGGGACAACAAGGTGATACCGTGGGTGATGCTCACAGACGGCAACGGGGAAGCACCCAAGG GTTTCAAGAGCGAGTGGGCGACCGTGCGAGAAGGCGTCCTGTACATAGGTGGGCTGGGCAAGGAGTGGACGAACAGCAAGGGCCACGTGATCAACCACGATCCCCAGTGGATCAAGGTCGTGACCCCGGGCGGTCGCGTGGAGCACCGTGACTGGCGAGACAATTACCGGAGGCTGTGCGAGTGGGCAAAGTATGGACCCCCAG GCTACATGATCCACGAAGCCGTCGCGTGGAGCCACCACTTCGGCGAGTGGTTCTTCCTTCCGCGCCGTGCGAGTACCACAGCGTACAACGAAGTCGAGGACGAAGAGAAGGGCACCAACCTGATGCTGCGCACGGACCCGCAGTTCACTCGCGTCCGCGTGACACAGGTCGGCCCTTTGTTGCCGACCCACGGCTTCTCGTCAGTCAAGTTCGTGCCGAGCCTGACGCGCTCGGACCGGGACAGCCTCATCCTCGCGCTCAAGTCGGAGGAGTACAAAGGAAAGACTGCATCGTACATTACTGTGATTCGCGTGGAGGATGGGAAGGTGCTCTACCCCGAGACCAAGATAGGCGACTACAAGTTCGAAGGGGTGGAGTTCATCTGA